One part of the Rothia sp. ZJ932 genome encodes these proteins:
- a CDS encoding substrate-binding domain-containing protein: MSKTQSRREALEQRRKKDIRKWVAAGGAAVVLLGGGALAFNLLDDSSRNSALKAATEIPAECSTTQRINVAASEKLAAIIEMIPVSAEDCISLEVDSSASPTEVASNIIGGANVPHIWIPDSSVRAMLELQGKAGVTTITDSLASTPAVLISDENVNYSTWSDAVKDADNVSMSDPKVDGGAFASLISVASEVDDQKASTEDLKAGSGLRAQTIGVEAPVKSASDLLSDVDAGTIPAAVVTEADYAQYALDAKNPSILVSIPSSGTTVLDYPLMVPDVNASNSTVTTAAQKIADFVASEEGKDALAEAGLRTSSGDILSEETSVGEPTQLEVADKETLTNLWTAYSLQSAPLNGLIVIDSSGSMEEPVAGTDKNRMQVTTEAALAGSQLFPARDSLGVWAFAREIGEDAQGAPTDYKQLAPIRGIEEEVEGRTHREVIQQVVSEMSFYPKAQTGLYDSLLASFREMKANYKPGAANVVVFMTDGANFDEGSISREDMIAAIQAEQDPNNPVLFVLIGISEDADLEDLKTIAPQIGGQVFEADNASDIQRVFQQAFSADAPAATEEQQQEAAAATE, translated from the coding sequence ATGTCAAAAACCCAGTCCCGCCGTGAAGCCCTAGAGCAGCGCCGCAAAAAAGATATCCGTAAGTGGGTTGCCGCAGGTGGAGCTGCTGTGGTGTTACTTGGCGGTGGTGCCCTTGCTTTTAATTTGCTGGACGATAGTTCTAGAAATTCTGCCCTCAAGGCGGCTACCGAGATTCCGGCAGAGTGCAGCACCACCCAGCGCATTAATGTAGCAGCGTCAGAGAAACTTGCAGCGATTATTGAGATGATTCCGGTAAGCGCCGAGGATTGTATCTCCCTTGAAGTTGATAGCAGCGCCTCCCCCACAGAAGTCGCGTCCAATATTATCGGCGGCGCTAACGTACCCCACATCTGGATTCCAGACTCATCGGTGCGTGCAATGCTAGAGCTACAGGGTAAGGCGGGGGTCACCACCATTACCGATTCGCTCGCTAGCACCCCAGCGGTTCTTATTTCTGACGAGAACGTTAATTACAGTACCTGGTCTGACGCTGTGAAGGATGCTGATAATGTTTCGATGAGCGACCCCAAGGTGGACGGTGGCGCTTTTGCTTCTCTGATTTCTGTGGCGTCTGAGGTGGACGACCAGAAAGCTTCGACAGAAGATCTTAAAGCCGGTTCGGGCTTGCGTGCGCAGACCATTGGTGTCGAAGCTCCGGTGAAGAGCGCTTCAGATCTACTCAGCGATGTCGATGCGGGCACCATTCCAGCTGCGGTTGTCACTGAAGCTGACTATGCCCAGTACGCCCTCGATGCTAAAAATCCCTCGATTTTGGTGTCGATTCCTTCTTCAGGCACCACTGTTTTGGATTACCCGCTGATGGTGCCCGATGTGAACGCTAGCAACTCAACGGTGACTACCGCCGCCCAGAAGATCGCCGATTTTGTTGCTTCCGAAGAGGGCAAGGATGCGTTGGCTGAGGCGGGTCTGCGTACTTCCTCCGGTGACATTTTGAGTGAAGAAACGTCGGTGGGTGAACCTACCCAGCTAGAAGTCGCTGACAAGGAGACCCTAACGAATCTGTGGACTGCCTACTCTTTGCAGTCAGCACCCTTGAACGGTTTGATTGTTATTGATTCCTCGGGTTCTATGGAAGAGCCTGTTGCTGGCACTGATAAGAACCGTATGCAGGTAACCACGGAGGCTGCTCTTGCCGGTTCGCAACTATTCCCGGCACGCGATTCATTGGGTGTTTGGGCTTTTGCGCGTGAAATCGGTGAGGACGCGCAGGGTGCCCCGACTGATTACAAGCAGCTCGCTCCGATTCGCGGTATTGAAGAGGAGGTTGAGGGTCGTACCCACCGCGAGGTCATTCAGCAGGTTGTCTCTGAGATGAGTTTCTACCCGAAGGCTCAGACCGGTCTGTACGATTCTTTGTTGGCTTCTTTCCGGGAGATGAAGGCTAATTACAAGCCCGGTGCCGCTAACGTGGTGGTGTTCATGACGGACGGCGCGAACTTCGATGAGGGTTCTATTAGCCGTGAAGATATGATTGCCGCTATTCAGGCGGAGCAAGATCCGAATAATCCGGTCTTGTTTGTGCTGATTGGTATTTCTGAGGACGCTGATCTGGAGGATCTCAAGACCATCGCACCGCAGATTGGTGGTCAGGTATTTGAGGCTGATAACGCTTCAGATATTCAGCGTGTGTTCCAGCAGGCGTTCTCTGCTGACGCGCCCGCAGCAACTGAGGAACAGCAGCAGGAGGCTGCGGCAGCTACCGAATAG
- the purN gene encoding phosphoribosylglycinamide formyltransferase: MRIVVMVSGSGTNLQSMMDAVQAGTLNVEIVAVGADKPCTGIDRAANSGIETFLVEPSQYETREQWNRALEEQIASYAPDYIVFAGFMRIVDAQLVQHFEQRIINTHPALLPSFPGAHGVRDALAHGVKITGLTVHFVDSGVDTGSILAQAAVAVHNDDTEETLHERIKVQERKLLVETINTLATA, encoded by the coding sequence ATGCGCATAGTTGTTATGGTTTCAGGCTCCGGCACCAACCTGCAGTCCATGATGGACGCAGTACAAGCAGGCACACTGAACGTTGAAATCGTTGCGGTGGGGGCAGATAAACCCTGTACCGGCATTGATCGCGCTGCTAACAGCGGCATCGAAACGTTCCTCGTGGAGCCTTCACAGTACGAGACCCGTGAGCAATGGAACCGCGCACTCGAAGAGCAAATCGCCTCCTACGCCCCCGACTACATCGTCTTTGCAGGGTTCATGCGCATCGTAGATGCCCAACTGGTGCAGCACTTTGAACAGCGCATCATCAACACCCACCCGGCGCTTCTACCTTCCTTCCCTGGCGCACACGGCGTGCGTGATGCGCTAGCCCACGGAGTGAAAATTACCGGTCTCACCGTGCACTTCGTTGATTCTGGTGTTGATACCGGGTCGATTCTCGCCCAAGCCGCCGTTGCTGTGCATAACGATGACACCGAAGAAACCCTGCACGAACGCATCAAAGTTCAAGAGCGCAAGCTACTGGTAGAGACCATCAATACGCTCGCTACCGCCTAG
- the purH gene encoding bifunctional phosphoribosylaminoimidazolecarboxamide formyltransferase/IMP cyclohydrolase, whose amino-acid sequence MSLIELDRVPLKRALISVYDKTGLEELAQGLHEAGVTIVSTGSTASTIAGAGVPVTEVSEITGFPECLEGRVKTLHPRVHAGILADRRKQEHIDTLAEMDIEAFDLVVVNLYPFVDTVASGADQDAIIEKIDIGGPSMVRAAAKNHDAVAIVVDPAKYGEVVEAAKNGGFDLKQRRRLASAAFAHTAAYDTAVATWTATQFETDDEHTWAPFAGHSYELAESLRYGENPHQAGALYTDAAAAPGIAQATLLGGKAMSYNNYVDGDAALRAAYDFDEPAVAIIKHNNPCGIAVGSADAVDVIADAHAKAHACDPLSAYGGVIAANREVTAPMAETVKGIFTEVIIAPGYTAEALEILQSKKNLRILQLPEGFARDTLEHRPISGGALIQDADRLHAEGDNPENWQLVAGEAADDKTLADLSFAWRALRSAKSNAILLAEDGAAVGIGMGQVNRVDSCKLSVERANTLADGAERARGSVAASDAFFPFADGLQVLLDAGIRAVVQPGGSIRDEEVIEAAKAAGVTMYFTGSRHFFH is encoded by the coding sequence GTGAGTCTCATTGAGCTAGACCGCGTACCACTAAAGCGCGCACTTATCTCTGTCTATGACAAAACCGGTCTCGAAGAACTAGCCCAGGGGCTGCACGAAGCCGGCGTCACCATCGTCTCAACAGGCTCAACTGCCTCCACCATCGCAGGTGCTGGCGTCCCCGTGACTGAAGTTTCAGAAATCACCGGCTTTCCCGAATGCCTCGAAGGTCGCGTCAAAACCCTGCACCCGCGCGTACACGCCGGTATTCTGGCTGACCGCCGCAAGCAGGAGCATATCGACACCCTCGCCGAGATGGACATCGAAGCCTTCGACCTGGTCGTTGTAAACCTTTACCCCTTCGTTGACACCGTAGCATCGGGTGCCGACCAGGACGCCATCATCGAAAAAATCGACATCGGTGGTCCCTCCATGGTACGCGCAGCCGCTAAAAACCACGACGCTGTAGCAATCGTCGTAGATCCCGCCAAGTACGGCGAGGTCGTAGAAGCTGCCAAGAACGGCGGTTTTGATCTGAAGCAGCGCCGCCGCCTGGCATCCGCCGCTTTCGCCCACACCGCAGCCTACGACACCGCGGTTGCTACCTGGACTGCCACCCAGTTCGAAACCGATGACGAACACACCTGGGCACCCTTCGCTGGTCACTCCTACGAGCTGGCTGAATCACTGCGCTACGGTGAAAACCCCCACCAGGCAGGTGCCCTCTACACCGATGCCGCAGCAGCCCCCGGCATCGCCCAGGCGACCCTGCTCGGCGGCAAGGCAATGAGCTACAACAACTACGTTGACGGTGATGCCGCCCTGCGCGCTGCCTACGACTTTGACGAGCCCGCTGTTGCCATCATCAAGCACAACAACCCCTGCGGCATCGCCGTCGGATCAGCAGATGCAGTAGACGTTATTGCGGACGCCCACGCCAAAGCCCACGCCTGCGACCCCCTCTCAGCCTACGGTGGCGTCATCGCTGCCAACCGCGAAGTCACCGCCCCCATGGCAGAAACCGTCAAGGGCATCTTCACCGAGGTCATCATCGCCCCCGGCTACACCGCAGAAGCACTTGAAATTTTGCAATCCAAGAAGAACCTGCGCATCCTACAGCTACCCGAAGGCTTCGCCCGCGACACCCTCGAACACCGCCCCATCTCAGGCGGCGCACTCATCCAGGACGCCGACCGCCTCCACGCCGAAGGCGACAACCCTGAAAACTGGCAACTCGTAGCAGGCGAGGCTGCAGACGACAAAACCCTCGCCGACCTCTCCTTCGCCTGGCGCGCCTTGCGCTCAGCGAAATCCAACGCCATCCTGCTCGCAGAAGACGGCGCAGCAGTCGGCATCGGCATGGGTCAAGTCAACCGCGTCGATTCCTGCAAACTCTCCGTCGAACGAGCCAACACCCTAGCAGACGGCGCAGAACGCGCCCGCGGCTCCGTCGCAGCATCCGACGCCTTCTTCCCCTTCGCAGATGGTCTCCAGGTACTCCTGGACGCAGGTATCCGCGCCGTCGTGCAACCCGGCGGCTCTATTCGCGACGAAGAAGTCATCGAAGCAGCTAAAGCAGCAGGAGTGACCATGTACTTCACTGGAAGCCGTCATTTCTTCCACTAA